A single region of the Rhizobium sp. ARZ01 genome encodes:
- a CDS encoding glycosyltransferase: MAKLNQLFRRQVSLADPDKTVAYFWPGTPTVLVEEARKAGILTVRQMINTSQGTAKRILERAYSDLSLPMAVPITQHAVDCEIEELKLYDYVFSPSAEVDQSVQEAGVPEKRVVPTSFGWSPSRFASTSLPRKAGGPLRFLFVGTACVRKGIPALLQAWKKARVAGELVIVGNAEAAIQDMMTEAMRNGSVRHIPFTDKIEAFYRSSDVFVLPTLEEGGVQVTLEAGGCGLPIITTAMGAARLVKHDVNGLIVEAGNVEDLTRALQRMAGDAALRSEFSRRIEQDAAPFAYDKVSNLHGRIIAGLLRSAPFGVDASHKASHTAKF; the protein is encoded by the coding sequence GTGGCAAAGCTCAACCAGCTATTCAGGCGCCAGGTTTCGTTGGCGGATCCAGACAAGACTGTGGCCTACTTCTGGCCGGGAACGCCAACGGTACTGGTTGAAGAGGCAAGGAAAGCCGGCATTCTGACCGTCAGACAGATGATCAATACCTCTCAGGGCACAGCCAAGAGAATCCTGGAACGCGCCTACAGCGATTTGTCGCTACCTATGGCCGTCCCAATTACACAGCACGCCGTGGATTGCGAAATTGAGGAACTGAAGCTGTATGACTATGTTTTTTCGCCCAGTGCTGAAGTCGATCAGTCGGTACAAGAAGCGGGTGTTCCGGAAAAACGGGTAGTTCCCACGAGCTTTGGCTGGTCGCCATCACGCTTTGCGTCGACCTCCCTGCCTCGCAAGGCAGGAGGCCCGCTCCGGTTTCTTTTCGTCGGAACAGCATGTGTCCGCAAGGGCATCCCCGCATTACTGCAAGCCTGGAAGAAAGCACGCGTCGCTGGCGAGCTCGTGATCGTGGGGAATGCGGAAGCCGCCATACAGGATATGATGACTGAGGCGATGCGCAACGGCTCAGTCCGACACATCCCATTCACCGACAAGATCGAAGCCTTCTACCGTAGCTCCGATGTTTTCGTTCTGCCGACGCTCGAGGAGGGTGGTGTCCAGGTGACTTTGGAGGCTGGGGGGTGTGGCCTGCCAATCATAACGACTGCCATGGGTGCCGCGCGTCTGGTGAAACACGACGTAAATGGCCTCATAGTGGAGGCAGGGAACGTTGAAGATTTGACAAGGGCACTTCAGCGAATGGCTGGCGACGCGGCACTTCGGAGCGAGTTTTCCAGGCGGATAGAGCAGGATGCTGCCCCCTTCGCCTATGATAAAGTTAGCAATTTGCACGGCAGGATCATAGCCGGACTTCTTCGCTCAGCTCCATTTGGAGTAGACGCCAGCCACAAGGCATCGCACACGGCGAAGTTTTAG
- a CDS encoding nucleotide sugar dehydrogenase produces MWRVAVVGSGFIGSTIASVLASRGCDVDAIDVNERLIAAFLRGDHPIKEPGLGELSDEQMACGRLRFSCDFSRVANADVILLTVGTPLADDFTPNVSHIRSAIESIAPHVRDNQLVMVKSTVPPGTTRTLVAEPLRQAADVRVAFSPERLAEGAAIRELASLPIVVGGMDARSSAAAEAFWRETLGVDVIVVSSPEAAEMVKLANNLWIDLNIALAHELAKLCDALPYDLDVLEVIAGANSLKKGQHYVNILTPSNGVGGYCLTKDPWFVHTLGAAHGTELLTPQISRTVNAGMPAYCAAQIAQWARRQDRALSNLRLAVLGLAFKTNSGDIRLTPVMPLLDALHSEGFRTITIHDPMVRKEDADDSGVELNSSMDDTLRDADGVIFLVGHDDFKALSPERIASLAAPGALVFDGRRYFTRAEIAELQTLGLAYKGVGR; encoded by the coding sequence ATGTGGAGAGTTGCAGTCGTCGGATCGGGGTTTATCGGATCGACCATCGCATCCGTTCTCGCCTCCAGAGGGTGCGACGTCGACGCGATCGACGTCAATGAACGTCTGATCGCGGCCTTCCTGCGAGGCGATCACCCGATAAAGGAGCCTGGATTGGGCGAACTATCGGATGAGCAGATGGCATGCGGGCGTCTGCGCTTCAGTTGTGACTTTTCCCGCGTGGCGAACGCAGACGTGATTCTCCTGACAGTCGGTACGCCACTGGCCGACGACTTCACGCCGAACGTGAGCCATATCCGTTCCGCGATTGAATCCATTGCGCCCCACGTACGCGACAATCAACTGGTGATGGTCAAGAGCACGGTCCCGCCCGGCACAACGCGCACGCTGGTGGCCGAACCGCTGCGGCAGGCAGCGGACGTGCGCGTGGCTTTCAGCCCCGAGCGGCTTGCCGAAGGCGCAGCCATCCGCGAACTGGCGAGCCTGCCTATCGTCGTCGGTGGCATGGATGCAAGGAGTAGCGCCGCGGCGGAGGCGTTCTGGAGAGAAACGCTTGGCGTCGACGTCATTGTCGTCAGTTCGCCCGAGGCGGCCGAGATGGTCAAGCTGGCGAACAACCTTTGGATCGACCTCAACATTGCTCTGGCGCACGAACTGGCAAAGCTATGCGATGCTCTCCCATACGATCTGGATGTTCTCGAAGTGATCGCTGGAGCCAACAGCCTCAAGAAGGGTCAGCACTACGTTAACATTCTGACCCCTTCGAATGGCGTGGGCGGGTATTGCCTGACCAAGGATCCGTGGTTCGTGCATACGCTCGGTGCCGCCCATGGAACCGAACTGCTGACGCCACAGATCTCGCGCACGGTGAACGCCGGCATGCCCGCCTACTGCGCGGCGCAGATCGCCCAATGGGCCCGTCGCCAGGATCGCGCACTGTCGAACCTCCGGCTCGCTGTGCTCGGTCTCGCCTTCAAGACCAACTCCGGCGATATACGCCTGACGCCGGTGATGCCGCTGCTGGATGCGCTGCATTCCGAAGGCTTCCGGACAATCACGATCCATGATCCGATGGTGCGCAAGGAGGACGCGGACGACTCGGGCGTGGAACTCAACTCGTCAATGGACGACACGCTACGCGACGCCGACGGCGTCATTTTTCTGGTCGGACATGACGATTTCAAAGCTCTGTCCCCCGAGCGTATCGCCAGCCTGGCCGCGCCTGGCGCCCTCGTCTTCGACGGGAGACGATATTTCACCAGAGCCGAAATTGCGGAACTTCAAACCTTGGGATTGGCCTATAAAGGAGTTGGGCGTTGA
- a CDS encoding GDP-mannose 4,6-dehydratase, with the protein MNSVMVTGAAGMIGSHLIDRLLADGVIVHGLDIVPLERANNLREARSHPNFHYMLGDIRDKATIERFFRPEASTLYHLASVVGVRHYMEDPLSLIDIAIIGTRNFIALCEKHNVRILFTSTSEVYGRNPAVPWKESDDRVLGATNVDRWSYSTSKALIEHMLFGVYRKSGMPMSIVRFFNVYGPRQNPIYVVSQSIYRALRHEAPELYDGGKQTRCFTYVGDVIDGVVRAATNPEAVGEVFNLGNPTEVQIGDVIRLCVEHSATGTKPIPIQSEKKYGAVYEDIERRVPDVSKARDRLGWQATTSVEDGIALTVKWARANPWYLA; encoded by the coding sequence TTGAACAGCGTCATGGTAACCGGCGCCGCCGGAATGATCGGCAGCCATCTCATCGATCGGCTACTCGCGGACGGCGTGATCGTCCACGGCCTCGACATCGTGCCGCTGGAGCGCGCCAACAACCTGCGAGAGGCGCGTAGTCACCCCAATTTTCACTACATGCTGGGCGATATCCGCGACAAGGCGACGATCGAGCGTTTCTTCCGTCCTGAGGCGAGCACCCTCTATCACCTCGCCTCCGTCGTCGGCGTGCGCCACTACATGGAAGATCCGCTGAGCCTTATCGATATCGCCATCATCGGCACCCGCAACTTCATCGCACTGTGTGAAAAGCACAATGTGCGAATCCTCTTTACAAGCACCAGCGAAGTATATGGTCGCAATCCAGCCGTGCCATGGAAAGAATCCGACGACCGCGTGCTGGGAGCAACCAATGTCGACCGTTGGAGCTATTCGACGAGCAAGGCATTAATCGAACACATGCTATTCGGCGTGTACCGCAAGAGTGGCATGCCGATGTCGATTGTTCGCTTCTTCAATGTCTATGGTCCGCGACAGAACCCAATCTATGTCGTTTCCCAGTCCATCTATCGGGCTTTGCGCCACGAAGCACCGGAACTCTACGACGGCGGGAAACAGACCCGCTGCTTCACCTACGTCGGCGACGTCATCGACGGTGTCGTTCGGGCGGCCACAAATCCCGAAGCAGTGGGCGAAGTCTTCAACCTGGGCAACCCGACGGAAGTGCAGATCGGCGATGTCATCAGGCTATGCGTCGAACACAGCGCCACCGGGACAAAGCCCATCCCAATCCAGAGCGAAAAGAAATATGGCGCTGTCTACGAGGACATCGAGCGCCGCGTGCCGGACGTGAGCAAGGCTCGCGACCGCCTTGGGTGGCAGGCAACAACGAGCGTCGAGGACGGCATTGCGCTGACGGTCAAATGGGCGCGTGCCAACCCTTGGTATC